The Hymenobacter sp. GOD-10R genome includes a window with the following:
- a CDS encoding GDP-L-fucose synthase: MNLEAPVYIAGHRGMVGSAILRRMQKAGHKNFILRSSSELDLRDQAAVAAFFAEEKPVYVVLAAAKVGGILANNTYRADFIYDNLMIESNVIHQSHVHGVEKLLFLGSSCIYPKLAPQPLQEDSLLTGLLEETNEPYAVAKIAGIKMCDAYRSQYGANFISAMPTNLYGPNDNYDLKGSHVLPALLRKFHEAKINGTPAVEVWGTGTPRREFLYADDLADACYFLLQNFNESGFVNVGTGEDVTIAELAQLVKSIVGYEGELRFNAEYPDGTPRKLMDVSKLTSLGWSYSTKLEEGVRKAYAEFLATAPEVAQ, from the coding sequence ATGAATCTTGAAGCTCCAGTATACATCGCTGGCCATCGCGGTATGGTTGGCTCGGCCATCTTGCGGCGGATGCAAAAGGCTGGTCACAAGAATTTTATCCTGCGCAGCTCCTCGGAGCTCGACTTGCGTGATCAAGCCGCAGTAGCAGCTTTCTTTGCGGAAGAGAAGCCCGTTTATGTTGTGTTAGCTGCCGCTAAAGTAGGGGGTATCCTAGCAAACAATACATACCGGGCGGACTTCATCTACGACAATTTGATGATCGAAAGCAACGTGATTCATCAGAGCCATGTGCACGGTGTAGAGAAACTTTTGTTCTTAGGTTCCTCTTGCATTTACCCGAAGCTAGCTCCTCAGCCGCTACAAGAAGATTCGCTGCTGACGGGCTTGTTGGAGGAAACCAATGAGCCATATGCTGTTGCCAAAATTGCCGGCATCAAGATGTGCGACGCTTATCGTAGTCAGTACGGTGCTAACTTCATCTCGGCCATGCCTACCAATTTGTATGGCCCCAATGATAACTATGACCTAAAAGGCTCCCACGTGCTGCCTGCTTTGCTCCGGAAGTTTCACGAAGCCAAGATCAATGGCACTCCTGCCGTTGAAGTTTGGGGCACGGGCACGCCACGCCGCGAATTTCTGTACGCCGATGACCTAGCAGATGCTTGCTACTTCTTACTGCAAAACTTCAACGAGTCTGGCTTTGTCAACGTGGGTACGGGCGAAGACGTGACCATTGCGGAGCTAGCTCAACTTGTTAAGTCTATTGTGGGCTACGAAGGAGAGCTACGTTTCAACGCAGAGTACCCAGACGGCACGCCTCGCAAGCTCATGGATGTAAGCAAACTGACCAGCCTAGGTTGGTCATATAGCACCAAGCTCGAAGAAGGCGTACGCAAAGCCTACGCTGAGTTTTTAGCCACAGCGCCTGAAGTTGCTCAGTAA
- the gmd gene encoding GDP-mannose 4,6-dehydratase yields MKVALITGITGQDGSYLAELLLSKGYEVHGVKRRTSLFNTDRVDHLYEGNSAGAKFKLHFGDLSDTTNMIRLIQEIQPDEIYNLGAMSHVKVSFDEPEYVANVDGIGTLRILEAIRILDLTKKTRVYQASTSELYGLVQEVPQSERTPFYPRSPYAVAKLYGYWITVNYREAYGMYAVNGILFNHESPMRGETFVTRKITRGVAQIVTELEECIELGNLDARRDWGHAKDYVEAMWRILQQDEPEDFVIATGVTTTVREFVRLAFAEVGVEVTFTGEGVNEIGTVTACNDPEYQLPIGQVVVKVNPAYFRPTEVELLIGDPTKCKEKLGWEPKYDLAALVSEMVSADVSLFKRDKYLLKGGHKVYSYKE; encoded by the coding sequence ATGAAGGTCGCTCTAATCACAGGTATCACAGGACAAGATGGGTCCTATCTAGCAGAGCTGCTGCTCAGCAAAGGCTATGAAGTGCACGGGGTAAAACGTCGCACCTCCCTATTCAACACCGACCGCGTTGACCACCTTTACGAAGGCAACTCAGCCGGCGCTAAGTTCAAGCTGCATTTCGGTGACTTGTCGGATACCACCAACATGATTCGCCTGATTCAGGAGATTCAGCCCGACGAAATCTACAACCTAGGTGCCATGTCGCACGTGAAGGTGTCGTTCGACGAGCCTGAGTACGTAGCCAACGTTGACGGCATCGGTACGCTGCGCATTCTAGAGGCCATTCGTATCCTGGACCTAACCAAGAAAACGCGTGTTTACCAGGCTTCTACGTCGGAGCTCTACGGCTTGGTACAAGAAGTGCCACAGTCAGAAAGAACGCCTTTCTATCCTCGCTCGCCCTATGCAGTTGCCAAACTCTACGGCTACTGGATTACGGTAAACTACCGCGAGGCTTACGGCATGTACGCCGTAAACGGTATCCTGTTCAACCACGAGTCGCCGATGCGCGGTGAGACGTTCGTAACGCGTAAGATCACCCGCGGTGTAGCTCAGATCGTAACCGAGCTGGAAGAGTGCATCGAGCTAGGTAACCTGGATGCTCGCCGTGACTGGGGCCACGCCAAAGACTACGTAGAAGCCATGTGGCGCATTCTGCAGCAAGACGAGCCGGAGGACTTCGTTATTGCTACTGGCGTAACCACAACGGTTCGTGAGTTTGTGCGTCTGGCATTTGCTGAAGTAGGCGTAGAAGTAACGTTCACCGGCGAAGGTGTTAACGAAATTGGTACCGTTACCGCTTGCAACGACCCAGAGTATCAGCTGCCGATCGGCCAGGTAGTAGTGAAAGTAAACCCCGCTTATTTCCGTCCTACGGAAGTAGAACTGCTCATCGGTGATCCTACCAAGTGCAAAGAGAAGCTAGGCTGGGAGCCTAAGTATGACCTCGCTGCCTTGGTAAGCGAAATGGTAAGCGCCGACGTAAGCCTGTTCAAGCGCGACAAGTACCTGCTGAAGGGCGGTCACAAAGTGTATAGCTACAAAGAGTAG